Proteins from a genomic interval of Sulfurimonas sp. HSL3-2:
- a CDS encoding MFS transporter: MLKKVLPLSGILSLRFLGLFLVLPVLSVYAMTLNGATPLLVGIIVGGYALTQAIFQVPFGSMSDKIGRKPTILIGLIIFLIGSVISAMSTDIYMLMLGRFLQGAGAIGSVITAMISDLVEEEVRGKAMAMMGGTIALSFALAMGLGPVIGAHFGVDILFWITAVLAVLAMVLLFTKVPTPPKIKHIYHNRTRTSDILKDPNLLSMIIINGMQKGLMTMAFVIIPIILTSDSFHWAKTDLWMAYVPAMILGLIAMGPAAVFGEKHNKPKQIFLISIVLFIASFLLMGLTSSSVLFVVGVVSFFVAFNMMEPLVQSMISKFAKVHQKGAALGIANSFAYFMTFVGGTAAGMFLDFSNREVLGLSAAAIALLWLLWTLKLQNPTKHSHLYVPQEHVDMDKLNALEHEHIAEWYINETEKLVIVKYVSEQLSKEEIEGKILK; this comes from the coding sequence ATGCTCAAAAAAGTACTTCCGTTATCCGGAATATTATCACTTCGTTTTTTAGGTCTCTTTTTAGTTCTTCCTGTTCTCTCGGTATACGCTATGACACTAAACGGTGCGACACCGTTACTTGTCGGTATCATCGTAGGTGGATATGCTCTTACACAGGCGATATTTCAAGTCCCGTTTGGCTCTATGAGTGACAAGATAGGACGTAAGCCTACGATCCTCATTGGGCTTATCATCTTTTTGATCGGTTCTGTCATCTCTGCGATGAGTACAGATATCTACATGCTTATGCTTGGACGTTTCTTGCAGGGTGCGGGCGCTATCGGCTCTGTTATCACTGCGATGATAAGCGACCTTGTAGAAGAGGAAGTACGCGGTAAAGCGATGGCTATGATGGGCGGTACGATCGCTCTTAGTTTCGCTCTTGCGATGGGACTCGGTCCTGTCATCGGTGCGCATTTCGGTGTAGATATCCTGTTTTGGATCACGGCCGTTTTAGCTGTGCTTGCAATGGTCCTTCTTTTTACGAAAGTCCCTACTCCTCCAAAGATAAAACATATCTACCATAACAGAACAAGAACTTCTGACATCTTAAAAGATCCGAACCTTTTAAGTATGATCATCATCAACGGTATGCAAAAAGGTCTTATGACGATGGCGTTTGTCATCATCCCTATCATCCTCACTAGCGATAGTTTTCACTGGGCAAAGACAGACCTTTGGATGGCATACGTTCCTGCAATGATACTGGGACTTATAGCGATGGGACCTGCTGCGGTATTTGGCGAAAAACACAACAAACCTAAACAGATATTTTTGATCTCTATCGTGCTTTTTATCGCATCGTTTTTACTGATGGGTCTGACATCTTCAAGTGTTCTTTTTGTAGTAGGAGTAGTGAGTTTCTTTGTCGCGTTTAATATGATGGAGCCCCTCGTTCAGTCAATGATATCGAAGTTTGCAAAAGTACACCAAAAAGGTGCGGCTCTTGGCATCGCTAACTCGTTCGCTTACTTTATGACGTTTGTCGGCGGTACGGCTGCGGGTATGTTCTTAGACTTTTCCAACCGTGAAGTGTTAGGGTTAAGTGCAGCGGCGATAGCATTACTGTGGCTTTTATGGACACTGAAACTGCAAAACCCTACAAAACACTCTCATCTGTATGTCCCGCAAGAGCATGTAGATATGGATAAGTTAAATGCTTTAGAACATGAGCATATTGCAGAGTGGTACATAAACGAGACGGAAAAACTTGTTATCGTGAAATATGTGAGTGAACAGCTTTCTAAAGAAGAGATAGAGGGTAAGATCCTAAAATAG
- the rdgB gene encoding RdgB/HAM1 family non-canonical purine NTP pyrophosphatase: MKLVLATSNKGKVREIKHIYEDMDVVAYSDIIEPFEIEENGSTFKENALIKARAVFEALHDKDVIVIADDSGISVDALGGEPGIYSARYAGVDASDKDNLYKLVDALKEKGLTSSKAHYTAAIAIVTKDAEFSIHGWMYGDVITEPRGENGFGYDPIFIPEGYKKTLGELDDETKKGLSHRSQALKHTKSVLRSISKHTI, from the coding sequence ATGAAACTGGTTTTAGCAACATCAAATAAAGGCAAAGTACGAGAGATAAAACATATCTATGAAGATATGGACGTTGTTGCTTACAGTGACATTATAGAACCTTTTGAGATCGAGGAAAACGGAAGCACTTTTAAAGAGAATGCACTTATAAAAGCAAGAGCAGTTTTTGAAGCTTTGCATGACAAAGATGTTATAGTCATAGCTGATGACAGCGGGATCAGTGTAGATGCACTCGGCGGTGAACCGGGAATATACAGTGCCAGATATGCTGGAGTAGATGCGAGTGATAAAGATAACCTTTATAAGCTGGTAGATGCTTTAAAAGAAAAAGGACTGACAAGTTCTAAGGCTCACTACACGGCAGCGATAGCGATAGTCACAAAAGATGCAGAGTTCAGTATTCACGGCTGGATGTACGGGGATGTAATAACAGAGCCAAGAGGTGAGAACGGATTTGGATATGATCCTATATTTATTCCTGAGGGTTATAAGAAGACGTTAGGGGAACTGGATGATGAGACAAAAAAAGGTCTTTCACATAGATCGCAAGCTTTGAAACACACAAAATCCGTTTTGAGGTCTATTTCAAAGCATACCATATAG